One Rhinoraja longicauda isolate Sanriku21f chromosome 18, sRhiLon1.1, whole genome shotgun sequence DNA segment encodes these proteins:
- the LOC144602210 gene encoding zinc transporter ZIP13-like isoform X1: MVMQLSTIVVVFCICGLFPSLSSADIHRANAKKLARKAAAAQTANEGQRWCPENVFALRSWSELFAGERIDAWICSLIGSVIVGLCGVFPLLVIPIEAGAALKSKDGSQRLKRLLSFAIGGLLGDVFLHLLPEAWAYTCNRNADGGHSREQQKKLGFWVIIGLFAFFILEKVFPDKEEEDTEYHKISQTQKTMQNGCCYLDNGVKCLPNGKVISSANTHCIDSYFQLGNGSCHDSTRQLKAFTPPVQAIKISGYLNLIANGIDNFTHGLAVAGSFLVSRKVGLTTTLAILLHEVPHEVGDFAILLRAGFDRWSAAKMQLTTAFGGVLGACFALCAESPEGTGSSVAWILPFTSGGFLYIALVTVVPDLLQETDVRNSVYQVLLLCSGIAVMMLVSAIV, translated from the exons ATGGTGATGCAACTCTCGACTATCGTTGTCGTCTTTTGTATTTGTGGTTTATTTCCATCGCTGTCCAGTGCAGATATCCACAGAGCCAATGCCAAAAAGCTGGCACGAAAGGCAGCAGCTGCGCAGACTGCAAATGAAGGTCAAAGGTGGTGTCCAGAAAATGTGTTTGCGCTCCGATCGTGGTCAGAACTGTTTGCTGGAGAACGTATTGATGCCTGGATCTGTTCTTTGATTGGCTCAGTGATCGTTGGGCTCTGTGGTGTCTTTCCTCTTCTCGTCATCCCAATTGAGGCTGGGGCAGCACTGAAATCTAaag ATGGCTCCCAACGATTGAAGAGATTGTTGAGTTTTGCCATCGGTGGGCTGCTTGGTGATGTCTTCTTGCATCTATTGCCTGAAGCCTGGGCTTACACCTGCAATAGAAATGCAG ATGGTGGCCATAGTCGTGAGCAGCAGAAGAAGTTGGGTTTTTGGGTAATTATTGGATTGTTTGCATTCTTTATTTTGGAGAAAGTATTCCCAGACAAAGAAGAAGAGGATACAGAATATCACAAG ATATCACAGACCCAAAAGACAATGCAGAATGGCTGTTGCTATTTGGATAATGGGGTCAAATGCCTTCCAAATGGAAAAGTAATTTCTTCTGCCAATACTCATTGCATAGATTCGTATTTTCAACTCGGCAATGGCTCCTGCCATGATTCTACACGACAGCTAAAGGCATTTACTCCGCCTGTCCAAGCGATAAAG ATCAGTGGATACTTAAACCTCATTGCCAATGGTATCGATAACTTCACACATGGCCTGGCAGTAGCTGGCAGCTTTCTTGTTAGCAGGAAG GTTGGGCTCACTACTACCTTGGCTATTCTCCTTCATGAAGTCCCACACGAG GTTGGAGACTTTGCCATCCTGCTCAGGGCAGGATTCGATCGATGGAGTGCAGCTAAAATGCAGCTCACAACTGCATTTGGAGGGGTGTTGGGGGCCTGTTTTGCCCTATGCGCAGAGTCTCCAGAAGGAACAG GGAGCAGTGTAGCCTGGATTCTACCATTCACATCAGGAGGATTTCTGTACATTGCTCTGGTTACTGTGGTACCTGATCTCCTTCAGGAGACGGATGTGCG GAACTCTGTGTATCAAGTATTGCTGCTTTGCAGTGGGATTGCAGTCATGATGCTGGTGTCGGCCATTGTCTAA
- the LOC144602210 gene encoding zinc transporter ZIP13-like isoform X2: MPSMSWKDIHRANAKKLARKAAAAQTANEGQRWCPENVFALRSWSELFAGERIDAWICSLIGSVIVGLCGVFPLLVIPIEAGAALKSKDGSQRLKRLLSFAIGGLLGDVFLHLLPEAWAYTCNRNADGGHSREQQKKLGFWVIIGLFAFFILEKVFPDKEEEDTEYHKISQTQKTMQNGCCYLDNGVKCLPNGKVISSANTHCIDSYFQLGNGSCHDSTRQLKAFTPPVQAIKISGYLNLIANGIDNFTHGLAVAGSFLVSRKVGLTTTLAILLHEVPHEVGDFAILLRAGFDRWSAAKMQLTTAFGGVLGACFALCAESPEGTGSSVAWILPFTSGGFLYIALVTVVPDLLQETDVRNSVYQVLLLCSGIAVMMLVSAIV, from the exons ATGCCAAGCATGAGCTGGAAAG ATATCCACAGAGCCAATGCCAAAAAGCTGGCACGAAAGGCAGCAGCTGCGCAGACTGCAAATGAAGGTCAAAGGTGGTGTCCAGAAAATGTGTTTGCGCTCCGATCGTGGTCAGAACTGTTTGCTGGAGAACGTATTGATGCCTGGATCTGTTCTTTGATTGGCTCAGTGATCGTTGGGCTCTGTGGTGTCTTTCCTCTTCTCGTCATCCCAATTGAGGCTGGGGCAGCACTGAAATCTAaag ATGGCTCCCAACGATTGAAGAGATTGTTGAGTTTTGCCATCGGTGGGCTGCTTGGTGATGTCTTCTTGCATCTATTGCCTGAAGCCTGGGCTTACACCTGCAATAGAAATGCAG ATGGTGGCCATAGTCGTGAGCAGCAGAAGAAGTTGGGTTTTTGGGTAATTATTGGATTGTTTGCATTCTTTATTTTGGAGAAAGTATTCCCAGACAAAGAAGAAGAGGATACAGAATATCACAAG ATATCACAGACCCAAAAGACAATGCAGAATGGCTGTTGCTATTTGGATAATGGGGTCAAATGCCTTCCAAATGGAAAAGTAATTTCTTCTGCCAATACTCATTGCATAGATTCGTATTTTCAACTCGGCAATGGCTCCTGCCATGATTCTACACGACAGCTAAAGGCATTTACTCCGCCTGTCCAAGCGATAAAG ATCAGTGGATACTTAAACCTCATTGCCAATGGTATCGATAACTTCACACATGGCCTGGCAGTAGCTGGCAGCTTTCTTGTTAGCAGGAAG GTTGGGCTCACTACTACCTTGGCTATTCTCCTTCATGAAGTCCCACACGAG GTTGGAGACTTTGCCATCCTGCTCAGGGCAGGATTCGATCGATGGAGTGCAGCTAAAATGCAGCTCACAACTGCATTTGGAGGGGTGTTGGGGGCCTGTTTTGCCCTATGCGCAGAGTCTCCAGAAGGAACAG GGAGCAGTGTAGCCTGGATTCTACCATTCACATCAGGAGGATTTCTGTACATTGCTCTGGTTACTGTGGTACCTGATCTCCTTCAGGAGACGGATGTGCG GAACTCTGTGTATCAAGTATTGCTGCTTTGCAGTGGGATTGCAGTCATGATGCTGGTGTCGGCCATTGTCTAA